Proteins encoded together in one Plutella xylostella chromosome 17, ilPluXylo3.1, whole genome shotgun sequence window:
- the LOC119691459 gene encoding E3 ubiquitin-protein ligase CHIP: MSKHMYSTANLTDKELKEQGNRLFSLRRYEDAMNLYTKAIIKNPSVSTYFTNRALCHLKMKRWEATCQDCRRALDIDNNQVKGHFFLGQALVEQEYYDEAIKHLHRASDLAREQKLNFGDDIAAQLRIARKRRWNLQEEKRIAQEIELQSYLNRLINEDMQRRIESLKLGSPSDEESSMSVAKIEEESNNYSSELNNLFAKVDDRRRKREVPDYLCGKISFEILNEPVITPSGITYERKDIEEHLERVGHFDPVTRVKLTADQLIPNFTMKEVVDAFLQENEWALDY, from the exons ATGAGTAAGCATATGTATTCGACTGCTAATCTTACTGACAAAGAGTTAAAGGAACAGGGAAACAGGCTTTTCAGCTTGCGACGGTATGAGGACGCTATGAATCTATACACGAAGGCTATT ATCAAGAATCCTTCAGTGTCCACGTACTTCACAAACCGTGCGCTATGCCACCTGAAGATGAAGCGGTGGGAGGCGACGTGCCAGGACTGCCGGCGCGCGCTGGACATCGACAACAACCAGGTCAAGGGACACTTCTTCCTCGGACAAGCACTTGTGGAGCAGGAGTACTACGATGAAGCTATCAAGCATTTGCACAGAG CAAGTGACCTGGCCCGAGAACAGAAGCTGAACTTCGGGGACGACATTGCGGCGCAGCTCCGCATCGCCAGGAAGAGACGCTGGAACCTGCAGGAGGAGAAGCGGATAGCACAGGAGATCGAACTACAGTCTTATTTGAATAG GTTAATCAATGAAGACATGCAGCGTAGAATAGAAAGTCTTAAATTAGGTAGCCCTAGCGATGAAGAATCTAGTATGAGTGTGGCTAAAATAGAAGAGGAATCT AATAATTACAGTAGTGAactaaacaatttgtttgccAAAGTTGATGATAGGAGAAGG AAGCGCGAGGTGCCGGACTACCTGTGCGGCAAGATCAGCTTCGAGATTCTGAACGAGCCCGTCATCACGCCCAGCGGCATCACCTACGAGCGCAAGGACATCGAGGAGCATCTAGAG AGAGTGGGCCACTTCGACCCGGTGACGCGCGTGAAGCTGACGGCGGACCAGCTCATCCCCAACTTCACCATGAAGGAGGTGGTGGACGCCTTCCTACAGGAAAACGAGTGGGCGCTCGACTACTGA